The stretch of DNA CACCACGGGCTGGCTGGCACGTCCGGCCGGAAGTACGGAGACCCTGCCCGGCATCCTGGCCCTGCACTGCCACGGCGGCAACAAGTTCGGCGGGGCAGACCGGCTGGTGGACCTCCCGGAGAGCCACCCCTCCGCTGCAGCCGCCCGCGCCGGCCACTACGACGGCCGGGCCCTCGCCTCCGAAACCGCCCGCCAAGGATTCGCCGTCCTGGCCCATGACTCCTTCGCCTGGGGCAGCCGCCGTTTCGACCTTTCAACGCCTCCGTGGCGTACCGCCTCCGCGCTGGAGGCGCGGCGGGCACAATGGCGGGAGGACGACGTCGTACCTTCCGAAGCGGATCTCTACAACGCGGCAGCAGGGTTCCATGAGGACACCGTTGCCAAGACCGCCGGACTGCTGGGCACCAGCCTGGCCGGCATGGTGGCCCACGACGACCTTGCGGCGCTGGACATCCTCGCCCACCTGCCCGGCGTCGATGCGGACCGCCTGGGCTGCGTCGGTTTCTCCGGCGGCGGCGGCCGGTCCCTTGCCCTCGCGGCCCTGAGTCCCCAAATCCGCGCCTCGGTAGTGACCTGCATGATGACCACCTTCGAATCCCTGATGCCTGCCTACCTGGACGCCCACTCCTGGCTGCTGCAGACTCCCGGGCTATGGAAGCTGGGCGACTGGCCGGAACTCACGGGCCGCTCCGCCGCCCGGTTCCTGGTGCAGTACGCGCTGGCCGACGAACTCTTCCCGGAGGACGGCATGCGCCAGGCCCACCGGACTCTGGAAGCCCTGAACGGCGGCGGCCGCTACACCGGAAGTTTCTGGCCCGGCGGGCACGTCTTCACTGCCGCCATGCAGGATGAAGCGATCGGTTTCCTGGCCGCTTCCCTTGCCCTTGCAGCGTCACCCGCCTCCTGATAATCCCAACCCCAAGGACCCTTTGATGATTTCGCACTCCGCCACCGCGGAACCGGACAGCCGCCCCGAGGACAGCGCCGCCGCCGGCACTGCAGTACCCCGCATCGCCCTGGTGGGCGTCCATGGCTTCGGCGAACGCCACCTTGCCAACCTGGCCCGGCTGGAAGAGGCAGGGGCCCTGGAGCTCGTGGCCGTCGCCGATCCCAACCCGCCGGCGCCCGGCCGGCTCAAGGACACGGTGGCCGTCTTCCCCGATCTCAACAGCCTTCTGGCAGCGCAGGCAACTGCCGGGGCCCGTGCGGACGTCGTCATCCTCGCCACCCCCATCCAGACCCACGCGCCCTTGGCCACAGCCGCCCTGGCTGCCGGGCTGGACGTGTACGTGGAGAAGCCCCCTGTGGCGTCCCTGGCCCAGTTCAACGAGGTCCTGGCCGCTGCGGAGTCGTCAGGCCGGCTGGTCCAGGTGGGCTTCCAGAGCCTGGGTTCGCATGCCCTCCCGGCCATCCGCACCCTCGTGGAGTCCGGCGGCATCGGCGAAGTGCTAGGCCTGAGCGCCAGCGGCCAGTGGGTGCGGACCAAGTCCTACTTCAAGCGGTCCCGGTGGGCCGGCAAGCGCAGCCTGGACGGCGTCGACGTGGTGGACGGCGTAGCCACCAACGCGCTGGCCCACGCCGTAGCCACCGCCCTGCACATGGCCGGGGCGCACACGCTGGCCCATGTCGCTTCCGTGGAAACAGACCTCTACCGCGCGCACGAAACCGAAAGCGACGATACGTCGGTGATCCGCGTCCGGACCGCCCACGGCACCACGTTGCTGTGCACCCTTACCCTATGCGCGCCTGAACAGGTAAACCCGTCCGTCACCGTCCACGGCACCCGCGGCGAGATCACCTTCTTCTACACGGAGGACGAGGTAGTGATCAGCACGCCGGACGGCGAGCGCCGGGAGAAGTGCGGCCGCACCGATCTGCTGGAAAATCTGCTCGAAGCCCGCTCCACCGGAGCCCCGCTCCTGGCCGCGGTGGCGGACACGGGCGCCTTCACTTCGGTCCTCGAAGCCATCCGCACGTCACCAACGCCGGAGCCGATTGATCCCGCGCACATTACCTGGGAGGGCGAAGGCGACGATGCCCACCCCGTGGTGCACGGCATCGTGGAACTGTTCGACCGCGCCGCCAAGGCGCAGGCCACCTTCGCCGAACTCGGCGTTCCCTGGGCGCGGCAGCTTCCGCCCGTCCGGACCCTGACCGTGGACGGGCACCCCGTGGCGGACTACCAGGACGGCAGCCACATCCGCGCCGTCTCCTCGCCGCGACCCTACCTGCACCCCGTCCGCACCCTGTCCGGGACTGTAGTCACGGACCACCAGCCGCTGGACCACGTGTGGCACCTCGGCGCCGGCGTGGCACTCCAGGATGTGGACGGCGTGAATTTCTGGGGCGGCCGCACCTACACCCGGGAGGCCGGGCAGTACGTCTGGCGGCCAGACCACGGCAGCATCGCCGTCACCAGCACGGATGCGGAGGAAACGGCCGCGGTTACCGGGGGCGCCGAAGGCCGGCTTGAGGAACGCCTGAGCTGGAACGGGCCCGACGGCGGCCCGGTCCTCGTGGAGGAACGCCGCTGGAGCTGGACAGGAGTCAGCGCCTCGGCCTGGCGCCTGTCCCTTGAGTTCGCACTCTCCCCCGCCGGAGACCAGCCGGTCAGCCTGGGCAGCCCGGGGTCCAACGGCCGCTTCGAGGGTGGCTACGGCGGATTCTTCTGGCGGCTGCCGGAATGCGGTGGCGCAAAGGTCTGGTCACCTGCCGGAACCGGTGAAGCAGAGGTCCACGGCACGGTCTCCAGGTGGCTTGCCTGGACTGGAACTTTCGGTGCCGGAACAGACCGGACCGGCGACGCCACCCTCGTGTTCGTTGCCCCGGAATCCTCCACCGATCCTTGGTTTGTCCGGGTGGACGGCTACCCGGGAGTGGGCCAGTCCCTCGCCTGGGATACGCCTGCTATTGCAGAACCCGGCAGCCCCGTGCGCCGGAGCATTTCCGTCCTGGTGGCCGACGGCTCCCTGGACACAACCGACATCGAAGCACTGATCACACAACAGGGGGACCTCTCATGACCCAGACAACAGCTGCACCGCCGCAGGCTGTCCGCACCGCCCCGGCCTCGGTCCGGGACCGCGCGGTGAAGCGCCGTCGGGTGCTGGACATCCTGGACGCATCGGGCAAGGACGCCCTGCTGCTCACCACCCACACCGCCCTGACCTGGTACCTCGACGGCAGCCGCGTGCACATCAGCCTCGCCGGCGATCCCATCGCCGCGCTGCTGGTGGACCGCTCCGGCGACCACCTGGTGACATTCAACAACGAAGCCGGACGCATCGCCGCTGAGGAACTGCCCGAAGGCGTGGCCCTCCACAGCGTGCCCTGGTACGGGAACCTCCACCAGGCTGCGGCCGCCGTCGGCAGCGTCCCCGGCGGATCCCTCCTGGCCGAAGCCGACGCCGCCACCGAACTGCGGGCGGCGCGCCAGCAGCTGCTCCCGGCCGAGAGCGCCCGCTACGCCGGGCTAAGTGCTGACGTCGCCGCCATCATGACCGATGTCCTGTCCACTGCACGCCCGGAGACCACGGAGTTCGAGCTGGCGTCAGCGCTGGCCGCCCGCGTGGTGGCCGCGGGCGCTGAGCCCCTGGTGCTGCTGTGCAACGGCAGCAGCCGCAGCGGGTTCCGGCACCCGCTGGCTACGCACGCGCCGCTGGGCCGCCGCGCCATGGCGGTCATCTGCGCCCGCCGCGACGGGCTGGTTGCCAACATCACCCGCTGGGTAAGGTTCGACGCCGGCACTCCGGAAGAGCGCGACGCCGAGTCCCGCATCGCGGCAGTGGAGGCGGACATTTTCGACGCGACGGTTCCCGGCGCCCGGCTGGACCGCATCTTCACCGAAATCCAGGCCGCGTATACCCGGCACGGCTTCGGCGCCGACCAGTGGGAACAGCACCACCAGGGCGGCCCGGCCGGCTACGCAGGCCGCGATCCCCGGGTCACCGCCGCAGCCACGGACACTGTGGTTCCCGGCCAGGCCTTCACGTGGAACCCA from Pseudarthrobacter chlorophenolicus A6 encodes:
- a CDS encoding acetylxylan esterase — translated: MAAVTNSSRPSAIAGYEDWPAYVRNHPQYTAATPAGQGLADALGVPGASGRPAVTVHWEVTHDDVTTSQLSWQLGFGPRTTGWLARPAGSTETLPGILALHCHGGNKFGGADRLVDLPESHPSAAAARAGHYDGRALASETARQGFAVLAHDSFAWGSRRFDLSTPPWRTASALEARRAQWREDDVVPSEADLYNAAAGFHEDTVAKTAGLLGTSLAGMVAHDDLAALDILAHLPGVDADRLGCVGFSGGGGRSLALAALSPQIRASVVTCMMTTFESLMPAYLDAHSWLLQTPGLWKLGDWPELTGRSAARFLVQYALADELFPEDGMRQAHRTLEALNGGGRYTGSFWPGGHVFTAAMQDEAIGFLAASLALAASPAS
- a CDS encoding DUF6807 family protein — protein: MISHSATAEPDSRPEDSAAAGTAVPRIALVGVHGFGERHLANLARLEEAGALELVAVADPNPPAPGRLKDTVAVFPDLNSLLAAQATAGARADVVILATPIQTHAPLATAALAAGLDVYVEKPPVASLAQFNEVLAAAESSGRLVQVGFQSLGSHALPAIRTLVESGGIGEVLGLSASGQWVRTKSYFKRSRWAGKRSLDGVDVVDGVATNALAHAVATALHMAGAHTLAHVASVETDLYRAHETESDDTSVIRVRTAHGTTLLCTLTLCAPEQVNPSVTVHGTRGEITFFYTEDEVVISTPDGERREKCGRTDLLENLLEARSTGAPLLAAVADTGAFTSVLEAIRTSPTPEPIDPAHITWEGEGDDAHPVVHGIVELFDRAAKAQATFAELGVPWARQLPPVRTLTVDGHPVADYQDGSHIRAVSSPRPYLHPVRTLSGTVVTDHQPLDHVWHLGAGVALQDVDGVNFWGGRTYTREAGQYVWRPDHGSIAVTSTDAEETAAVTGGAEGRLEERLSWNGPDGGPVLVEERRWSWTGVSASAWRLSLEFALSPAGDQPVSLGSPGSNGRFEGGYGGFFWRLPECGGAKVWSPAGTGEAEVHGTVSRWLAWTGTFGAGTDRTGDATLVFVAPESSTDPWFVRVDGYPGVGQSLAWDTPAIAEPGSPVRRSISVLVADGSLDTTDIEALITQQGDLS
- a CDS encoding M24 family metallopeptidase, encoding MTQTTAAPPQAVRTAPASVRDRAVKRRRVLDILDASGKDALLLTTHTALTWYLDGSRVHISLAGDPIAALLVDRSGDHLVTFNNEAGRIAAEELPEGVALHSVPWYGNLHQAAAAVGSVPGGSLLAEADAATELRAARQQLLPAESARYAGLSADVAAIMTDVLSTARPETTEFELASALAARVVAAGAEPLVLLCNGSSRSGFRHPLATHAPLGRRAMAVICARRDGLVANITRWVRFDAGTPEERDAESRIAAVEADIFDATVPGARLDRIFTEIQAAYTRHGFGADQWEQHHQGGPAGYAGRDPRVTAAATDTVVPGQAFTWNPSGPGVKIEDTVQLTENGLQVLTVDPRWPATTVNGLDRPATLEL